The DNA window GAAACTGCGAGCGACGTACATCTGCGGCTCGTCGTTCGGGTCGCGGTCCGGCGTCGGAATCTCCTCCTCGATGGCCTGAATCAGCAGGTCGATGTTGACCTCCTGTTGGGCGCTGATCGGGACGACCGGCGCGTCTTCGGCGACTGTTCCCTCCACGAACTCCTGAATCTGTTCGTAGTTACGTCGCGCGCGGTCGGGACTAACCAGGTCGATCTTGTTCTGTGCGATGACGATGTTCTCGATGCCGATGATGTCGAGCGCCATCAGGTGTTCTTCCGTCTGGGCCTGCGGGACGTTCTCCGTGGCCGAGACGACGAGCACCGCGCCGTCCATCAGCGACGCTCCCGAGAGCATGGTCGCCATGAGCGTTTCGTGGCCGGGCGCGTCCACGAACGATACTGTTCGAATTGGGTCGCTTTCCGAACCGTCGGCGCACGTCTCGTCTACCGTGTAGCACTCCGGCGCATCGACGTCCGGGCACTGCCGGAACGTCGCGTCCGCATATCCGAGTCGAATGGAAATCCCCCGTTTCATCTCCTCGGAGTGCTGGTCGGTCCATTCTCCGGAAAGAGCCTGCACGAGCGTCGTCTTTCCGTGGTCTACGTGGCCGACGAGTCCGATATTCACCTCCGGTTGGTTGTGTGTTCCTGTCAACGTTGACCTCCTGAAGTAATTTGTCGTAGATTCGGCCCGAACGACTGATAAACCTACTGTTCTCGTATGGCCCGCGTTCTTGACAAGGACGTTACAAAATTGTAATTCAGGTAACGTTTTATTCGCCTCCGGACGATAGTACAAGCATGAGCAGCGATACCGGCAGCGACACCGGATTACAGGAGTGTGAGGACTGTCTCGCACCGGCGGAGGCGTTCTCGGTCATCGCCAACGAGACGCGCCTCTCGATTCTGGAGGCGCTCTGGCAGGCCCCGGAGCGGCCGGTCGGCTTCTCGGAACTCCGCAAGGAGGTTGGAATGCGCGACAGCGCCCAGTTCAACTATCACCTGAAGCAGTTGACCGACCACTTCGTCGTTCGAACCGACGCGGGCTACGACTTCCGACAGGCCGGAAAGAAGGTCGTGAGCGCGGTGCTGGCCGGGTCGTTCAACGAACACCCCCACCTCGACCCCATCGAACTCGACGAGACGTGCGTGGACTGCGACGCCCATCTCCGGGCGGCCTACGAGGAGGAGACCCTGACCGTCGCCTGCCCCGACTGCGGCAAAGCCCACGGCAACTACCCGTTCCCGCCCGGCGGCCTGAACGACCGGACGGACGACGAAATAATGGACGCGTTCAACCAGCGCGTGCGCCACCTCCACTGCCTCGCCGCCGACGGCGTCTGCCCGGAGTGCAACGGACGGATGGAGACGACGGTGACCCGCGACACCGAGAACCTCCTCGGCACGAAGGTCCGGGTGGACCACGAGTGTGCGCAGTGTCACCACCAACTCCACTCGACGGCCGGACTGTCGCTCCTCGACCAATCGCGGGTCGTCACGTTCTACAGCGACCACGGCATCGACCTCTGCACGAAGCCGTTCTGGGCGCTCCCGTGGTGCGTGGAGGACGAGAACACCACGATTCGCTCGGAGGACCCGTGGCGAGTCCACGTCACGATTCCGCTTGACGACGAGACGCTCGACGTGACCCTCGACGGCGACATGGCCGTCGTCGAAATCGAGCGCACCCGCTCGTCCTCAACCGACGCGAAAAGCGCCGTCTGACAGTTCGCACACAGGAACGCGTTTCAGTAGC is part of the Haladaptatus paucihalophilus DX253 genome and encodes:
- a CDS encoding translation initiation factor IF-2 subunit gamma; the protein is MTGTHNQPEVNIGLVGHVDHGKTTLVQALSGEWTDQHSEEMKRGISIRLGYADATFRQCPDVDAPECYTVDETCADGSESDPIRTVSFVDAPGHETLMATMLSGASLMDGAVLVVSATENVPQAQTEEHLMALDIIGIENIVIAQNKIDLVSPDRARRNYEQIQEFVEGTVAEDAPVVPISAQQEVNIDLLIQAIEEEIPTPDRDPNDEPQMYVARSFDINRPGTTWDDLTGGVLGGSLVQGKLTEGDELELRPGREIDEGGQTQWEPIQTDVRSLQAGGEMVDEVTPGGLLGVGTGLDPSLTKGDALAGQVAGTPGSLPPTWEQFTMKIDLLDRLVGMDEQNVDEISTGEPLMLTVGTATTVGAVTSARDDECEVSLKRPVCAPEGAKIAINRRIGARWRLIGIGTLTTEN
- a CDS encoding winged helix-turn-helix domain-containing protein; its protein translation is MSSDTGSDTGLQECEDCLAPAEAFSVIANETRLSILEALWQAPERPVGFSELRKEVGMRDSAQFNYHLKQLTDHFVVRTDAGYDFRQAGKKVVSAVLAGSFNEHPHLDPIELDETCVDCDAHLRAAYEEETLTVACPDCGKAHGNYPFPPGGLNDRTDDEIMDAFNQRVRHLHCLAADGVCPECNGRMETTVTRDTENLLGTKVRVDHECAQCHHQLHSTAGLSLLDQSRVVTFYSDHGIDLCTKPFWALPWCVEDENTTIRSEDPWRVHVTIPLDDETLDVTLDGDMAVVEIERTRSSSTDAKSAV